Genomic window (Mesorhizobium sp. M4B.F.Ca.ET.058.02.1.1):
CGAAGCACTTATCCGACTTGCAGCGGAAGGGAAGATCGTGTCCTTTCCTCAAAGGGGCTACTTTACGAGACCTCTGGTCGAGTGGGTTCTATTGGACTCGTATGTGGTGGCGCGCGAAACACTTACCTTCGCCCTAACTCGTACACGGACTCACCCTCTCGACCGAACCGCCCCCTCTGGTGAGTTATCTCCAACGGAGCTCGCTCTTCGAGCGGAAGAAATATTCACTGACATAGCTCTGGGGGCATGTAATTGCGAAATTTGCCATATCATCGACAAGTTCTGTTTCTGCTCTCATGCCCTTCGCATGGAAATAACCGCGTCTGAGCTTTCCCCGGCTTTTCGAACCAGTCTTGCAAGGCTAACTGACGCAATGCCTCAGCTCGGCAAGACTACGAGCGCAGTGGCATCCGCATTGACTAACCACCTTGATGTAGAACAGCGCGCAGTGTCGCGCGCTTTGCAAAATATGAGCAGGAGACAGCTGGCAAACTTCACGTTTACAAAGAAGTATTGGTGAGCGATTTTCGCCGACATCAGCCGAGTAGCTGAGCCATTCGGCTTGGGCCGTCGCAGGAGGGCTGCGGGTCCCGTGCGATATGATGCTGGAGGCGGTCAAGAGACGCTTCGGATCGACGAGGGTGCCTCATCCGATCGAGACCTGTCGGAAAATGGCACCCCTACACCGGCAAGGAACACGCGCCTTCGCCTCTGCGCTGACCGCGTTACTTGCTCCACGCCCGTGAAGCGCCCCACTCCAGCGACGTGTCGGAAGCCTGGGTCAAAACCTTCAAGCGTGATTGCGTTCGCATCACTCCTTGCATGATCACCCATGGTTCTCCGCCAGATCGCCCGGTGGGATGACTACAACGAGATACATCCTCACTGAGCGCTCAGAATACGATCCCGGGAGGTCATTCTGACACAAACCCACTAGCCGGAGTGTTCGCGAAAGGGGCTACTAACATTGGACGCCGGCCCTCGGTCCGGCGAGTGCTTCAACCAATTACGGAAGCTCGGGGTGCTCCCAGCTCGCCAAGGTTGGCTGATTATCTGGCCCGCGGCTTTGGCGGGATGATATTCCTGCGCATCCGCGCTGCGCTTTTTATCTTTTAAATGGTGCCGGTACTAGAGGCTGAAAAAGCAACCTCGCGTTGTCACTTCCGATACTAAAATATCCCAGATAGGAGGCTAAAGGTAGGCGGAGAATAAATAATATATCCATAAATATATTTCAGAGGACCACTTCCCCTTCTTGTCAAGGGCTATTAGGTGTTGATTTACGAAGGAGGGACTGCATCGTTCAGCGAGTTCATTTCCGACGAGGTTGACGCCTCATACGCCGGTTGCGAGCTTGAAAGCTCTTTCCTGAACTCAACGTAGCGAGGGCGCTACGGCGCCCAGCCTGTTCTCAGGAGCGACTCTGCTCTTGTGGGTTAGCCGAGCCTCGTTGCAAGACGCAAAAGTATGCGAGAGACGGGTCGGTTCGGCTCGTGACTTCGCGAGTGGCCGATGGCCGATGTAACACAACCAGGCTAGATCATATGACCAAGGATGTAAGCTTAGCCACGGCAGCAAGCACACGATGCGCCCACCAGAAGGACACTTCTCTTGCGCTCTTTGGAGGAGATCCCACGGTGCCGGCTGGGCGAGTTGTTCTTTGGCCAGCTGCGAAACGTAAACATTTGAAGGCGCTCGCAAATGTTGTCGAAAGCGGCAAATATCATCGCGTCAATCACCCTATGGTGATTGAGCTCGAAAAGCGGCTAGCGGATTGGTCGGGTAACTGGTCTGTGCGCGCCGTTGGAAGCGGCACAGCCGCTATTCACGTGGCTCTCGACTACTACCGGAACCGAGGTCGCCGAGTCGTTACGTCGGCTTTGAACTGGCCGGGAGCCGTCGGCCCAATCACGATCAGTGGACTCGAACCGGTCTTTGTCGATGTTGAGCCAGACCTTGCCGGAGTTGATGAGAAGATGGCGGCCTCCCTCATCAAGCCAGGTGACGCGGCGACGCTCATAACTCATCTGTTCGGAAATAACCTCTTGGTTCCCAGCTTGAGATTGGCGGCGCGAGCGCGAGGCGTGGCGATTATCGATGATGTTTGCCAATCAATTGGCGCTGCGAAAGATATTGTCAATGGAGCTTACTTGGAGAGCGATGCACTCTCTCTCTCCGGCAACGGAGCTAAACACCTCGGGGCAGGTGAGCTTGGATTTGTCCTGACGAGGGACCCTGCTCTGATCCACCATGTAGATAATGTTTCGCTGACAAGCTCGTCGCGATGTGGAGCTAGGATATTCTCCCCGAACTCCAAAGGCTACAATTACCGACCCAATGTATTCTCTGCTGCCATTGCTAATCACAGGCTCAAGCAGCTTGACCGGCAGCTTAAAAAAAGGCGAAGGAATGCTAGGTTCCTTTGGCAGGAGATTGGCCACCTCTCAGGGCTTCTGCCTCTTTTCGATCCAGCAGATCATCAACAATCGATGCTGAATCTCCCGTTGCGTCTTGAGCCGGAAAAGCTCGGTTTTCTACCTGGCCCTACGGCCAGGGATTTCATCATTAAGCTTCTTCAAGCCGAGGGAGTTCCCGTTGCGGTCTGGCTGACGAAGCCCGTCTTTGAATATCTGCCGGATATCTGCGGCCAATGGTCAAGGACCGATTTTCCAAACGTCATGAAGATATTGAACACCATGTTTTACGTGTCGGAGATCGCTCCACCAAACGACGTTGAAGTGATGAAATTGTACGCGGCCGCGTTTCAAAAGGTCTGGGCAGCGCTTCCAAACCTAGCTTCGAAAATTCCTGAGATCGTATCTGTTGCCTGAGGGCGGGATGGCAAGCCGATGGACTGCTCAATAAAAGGTTTTCCACCATATGGCTTTTCGATTGTTCTCAAATTCGGCGGGAGCATCATGCGTGATCTTGCCGTGTGTAAGCTCGCACTGGCTGAACTTGAGCGTCTCGCCGATAAGGGCCATCGAATCCTACTTGTTCCAGGCGGCGGCATCCCGGACAAAGCAATTGAGGCGATTGATGCAGCCGAGCGATTAGATCC
Coding sequences:
- a CDS encoding GntR family transcriptional regulator, encoding MWFCKNAAQCRRTEMPSLAIEAKKNAKADAAYDAVLQLLYSKSHMPGQHLSDKELASDLNIGRTPIREALIRLAAEGKIVSFPQRGYFTRPLVEWVLLDSYVVARETLTFALTRTRTHPLDRTAPSGELSPTELALRAEEIFTDIALGACNCEICHIIDKFCFCSHALRMEITASELSPAFRTSLARLTDAMPQLGKTTSAVASALTNHLDVEQRAVSRALQNMSRRQLANFTFTKKYW
- a CDS encoding DegT/DnrJ/EryC1/StrS family aminotransferase; translated protein: MTKDVSLATAASTRCAHQKDTSLALFGGDPTVPAGRVVLWPAAKRKHLKALANVVESGKYHRVNHPMVIELEKRLADWSGNWSVRAVGSGTAAIHVALDYYRNRGRRVVTSALNWPGAVGPITISGLEPVFVDVEPDLAGVDEKMAASLIKPGDAATLITHLFGNNLLVPSLRLAARARGVAIIDDVCQSIGAAKDIVNGAYLESDALSLSGNGAKHLGAGELGFVLTRDPALIHHVDNVSLTSSSRCGARIFSPNSKGYNYRPNVFSAAIANHRLKQLDRQLKKRRRNARFLWQEIGHLSGLLPLFDPADHQQSMLNLPLRLEPEKLGFLPGPTARDFIIKLLQAEGVPVAVWLTKPVFEYLPDICGQWSRTDFPNVMKILNTMFYVSEIAPPNDVEVMKLYAAAFQKVWAALPNLASKIPEIVSVA